Proteins encoded together in one Streptomyces sp. TLI_171 window:
- a CDS encoding ABC transporter substrate-binding protein, giving the protein MRTELNRRSFVTAAVAVAGATAMTPLLAACGGGGSKHKTGANSADGVKSALPAFAASTAVTPDIPSVTGADGAVTDPAFLSYPATPVATVTGAPGKGGSYTVVTPLWGTNPPADNSFYAAMNKALGATLTMKPADGNNYDTIIPTMTAAKKLPDWIQLPTWWNSKFNVGELAPSQFADLTPFLAGDKIKKYPNLAAIPTGAWQAGIWGDKLYGLPSFSTGFSIAGTTFYRRDLLEAKGITGDQVKTLDDLMNLGKELTDAKGGTWAFDDVWTYLFPFFDVPNKWKLVDGKLVHKYETQEFLEALDWHYKLATAGYLHPDAIAGNNADANTRFYAGKTLIQGGGTGAWNLADHQSGTAATPGYRRGSFNFLTAKSGGTPKLFMGQSTSMMSYLSAGLKADQIEELLAVANYLAAPYGSAEYTMVNFGVEGTHFTRVNGVPTFTDEGKKDVQAQTYPFLATASSVISNPGADQVTKDIAGFQAANAKYLYKPLFWNMNISMPQNIATSDTAQAVEDTIKDCYHGKKKVSDVQAAISTWKSGGGDRLKQWMTDNVLSKYGTGQ; this is encoded by the coding sequence ATGAGAACCGAGCTGAACCGCAGATCCTTCGTCACCGCCGCCGTAGCCGTCGCGGGCGCCACGGCGATGACCCCCCTGCTGGCCGCCTGCGGGGGTGGCGGCTCGAAGCACAAGACCGGCGCGAACAGCGCCGACGGTGTGAAGTCCGCCCTGCCGGCCTTCGCCGCCAGCACCGCGGTGACCCCGGACATCCCCTCGGTGACCGGGGCGGACGGGGCCGTCACGGACCCGGCGTTCCTCAGCTACCCGGCCACTCCGGTCGCCACCGTCACCGGCGCTCCCGGCAAGGGCGGCTCCTACACCGTCGTCACCCCGCTGTGGGGCACCAACCCGCCGGCCGACAACTCGTTCTACGCGGCGATGAACAAGGCCCTCGGCGCCACGCTCACCATGAAGCCCGCCGACGGCAACAACTACGACACCATCATCCCGACCATGACGGCCGCCAAGAAGCTGCCCGACTGGATCCAGCTGCCGACCTGGTGGAACTCCAAGTTCAACGTGGGCGAGCTCGCCCCGTCCCAGTTCGCCGACCTCACCCCCTTCCTGGCCGGCGACAAGATCAAGAAGTACCCGAACCTGGCGGCCATCCCCACCGGCGCCTGGCAGGCCGGCATCTGGGGCGACAAGCTCTACGGCCTGCCGTCGTTCTCCACCGGCTTCTCCATCGCCGGCACCACCTTCTACCGCCGCGACCTCCTCGAGGCCAAGGGCATCACCGGCGACCAGGTCAAGACCCTCGACGACCTGATGAACCTCGGCAAGGAACTCACCGACGCCAAGGGCGGCACCTGGGCCTTCGACGACGTCTGGACCTACCTGTTCCCGTTCTTCGACGTCCCCAACAAGTGGAAGCTGGTCGACGGCAAGCTGGTCCACAAGTACGAGACCCAGGAGTTCCTGGAGGCCCTCGACTGGCACTACAAGCTCGCCACCGCCGGCTACCTGCACCCCGACGCCATCGCCGGCAACAACGCCGACGCCAACACCCGCTTCTACGCGGGCAAGACGCTCATCCAGGGCGGCGGAACCGGCGCCTGGAACCTCGCCGACCACCAGTCCGGCACCGCCGCCACCCCCGGCTACCGGCGCGGCTCCTTCAACTTCCTCACCGCGAAGAGCGGCGGCACCCCGAAGCTGTTCATGGGCCAGTCCACCAGCATGATGAGCTACCTCAGCGCGGGCCTGAAGGCCGATCAGATCGAGGAACTGCTGGCCGTCGCCAACTACCTGGCCGCGCCCTACGGATCCGCCGAGTACACCATGGTCAACTTCGGCGTCGAGGGCACCCACTTCACCCGGGTGAACGGCGTGCCGACCTTCACCGACGAGGGCAAGAAGGACGTCCAGGCGCAGACCTACCCGTTCCTGGCCACCGCCTCCTCGGTGATCTCCAACCCCGGCGCGGACCAGGTCACCAAGGACATCGCGGGCTTCCAGGCGGCCAACGCCAAGTACCTGTACAAGCCGCTGTTCTGGAACATGAACATCTCGATGCCGCAGAACATCGCCACCAGCGACACCGCGCAGGCCGTCGAGGACACCATCAAGGACTGCTACCACGGCAAGAAGAAGGTGTCCGACGTCCAGGCCGCCATCT
- a CDS encoding glycoside hydrolase family 3 protein yields MSPLSSPSPSAAERYPFRDPALPLDKRVDDLLSRLSPDERLSMLHQYSPAAPHLGLGAFRTGAEALHGVSWLGVATAFPQAVGLGASWDEALVREVAEATSVELRAFHHHRPAAIAPDRGPNSLQAWAPVLNLLRDPRWGRNEEGYSEDPVHTARIGEAFCRGLAGDHPTYLRAAPVLKHFLAYNNEDDRCTTSSGLRPRVLHEYDLAAFRPAIASGAATGVMAAYNLVNGRPCHVSPLLESELRRWAEPTGRQLFVVSDAEAPSNLVDPEHYFDDHAESHAAALKAGIDSFTDHGEDSETVIGRLRTALERGLIDQEDVDLAVRRQLELRFRLGEFDPELDPYATIGADVVDSAPHRALARRAAAESTVLLKNDGLLPLAGAPRIAVIGPHADALYEDWYSGTLPYAVTVADGLRARLAPAGGELTVCEGIDRILLRSAGSGEPLAGTAFDLGDWGLGVFTLRAADTGRFLSVKEDGSLLADQPVVKSWDVHETFRLVPAGPADHWLLQSVLSGRYAALDAGGAVRMTAENPADAEPWQRELLRDGRAEAVAAAAAADLAVVVLGNHPLIHGRETEDRSGLALAPAQEELLRAVAAVRPATALVLMSSYPYAVDWADEHLPAVLWTSHAGQEAGHALADVLFGDADPAGRLPQTWYRGDDELPHPLDYDIIQAGWTYQYHAAAPRYPFGHGLSYTSFAYGELAIDTATTGQDGSVRAALTVTNTGERTGTEVVQLYVRPLEARYQAPRRRLADFRKIRLAPGESRRIEFELPVAEHLAHWDVAQGCFTVDPGRYALLAGASAEDLRSTVELTVTGAAPAPRTVIGRRTAAADFDAHRGIVLVDAAREAGDATTPAGSDAELLFARAELTGAREVSVEVARVAADAAEVSLSVGGQLLAVLPVPRTGDRYAWTTVAADLSEVPEGVHDLLVTLRGPVRLAGFTVA; encoded by the coding sequence GTGAGCCCGTTGAGTTCCCCGTCCCCGTCCGCCGCCGAGCGGTACCCGTTCCGCGATCCCGCGCTACCGTTGGACAAGCGCGTCGACGATCTGCTGTCCCGGCTCTCCCCCGACGAGCGCCTCTCAATGCTCCACCAGTACTCCCCCGCCGCCCCGCACCTCGGCCTGGGCGCCTTCCGCACCGGTGCGGAGGCCCTGCACGGCGTCTCCTGGCTGGGCGTCGCCACCGCGTTCCCGCAGGCCGTCGGCCTCGGCGCGAGCTGGGACGAGGCCCTGGTCCGCGAGGTCGCCGAGGCGACCTCGGTCGAACTGCGGGCCTTCCACCACCACCGCCCGGCGGCCATCGCCCCCGACCGCGGCCCGAACAGCCTGCAGGCCTGGGCGCCGGTGCTGAACCTGCTCCGCGACCCGCGCTGGGGCCGCAACGAGGAGGGCTACTCCGAGGACCCGGTGCACACCGCCCGGATCGGCGAGGCCTTCTGCCGCGGCCTGGCCGGCGACCACCCGACCTACCTGCGGGCCGCGCCGGTGCTCAAGCACTTCCTCGCCTACAACAACGAGGACGACCGCTGCACCACCTCCTCCGGCCTGCGCCCGCGCGTCCTGCACGAGTACGACCTGGCCGCGTTCCGGCCCGCGATCGCCTCCGGCGCGGCCACCGGCGTGATGGCCGCCTACAACCTGGTCAACGGCCGTCCCTGTCACGTCTCCCCGCTGCTGGAGAGCGAGCTGCGCCGCTGGGCCGAGCCGACCGGCCGTCAGCTCTTCGTGGTCTCCGACGCCGAGGCCCCGTCCAACCTGGTCGACCCCGAGCACTACTTCGACGACCACGCCGAGTCGCACGCCGCCGCCCTGAAGGCCGGCATCGACTCCTTCACCGACCACGGCGAGGACAGCGAGACCGTGATCGGCCGCCTGCGCACCGCCCTGGAGCGCGGCCTGATCGACCAGGAGGACGTCGACCTGGCCGTCCGCCGCCAGCTCGAACTCCGCTTCCGCCTCGGCGAGTTCGATCCCGAACTGGACCCGTACGCGACCATCGGGGCGGACGTGGTCGACAGCGCCCCGCATCGGGCGCTGGCCCGCCGGGCCGCCGCCGAGTCCACCGTGCTGCTGAAGAACGACGGCCTGCTGCCGCTGGCCGGCGCGCCCCGGATCGCCGTGATCGGCCCGCACGCCGACGCCCTCTACGAGGACTGGTACTCCGGAACGCTGCCCTACGCGGTCACCGTCGCCGACGGCCTGCGGGCCCGACTCGCCCCGGCGGGAGGGGAGTTGACGGTCTGCGAGGGCATCGACCGGATCCTGCTGCGCTCTGCCGGCAGCGGCGAGCCGCTGGCCGGCACCGCGTTCGACCTCGGCGACTGGGGCCTGGGCGTGTTCACCCTGCGCGCCGCCGACACCGGGCGGTTCCTCTCCGTCAAGGAGGACGGCTCGCTGCTCGCCGACCAGCCGGTGGTCAAGAGCTGGGACGTGCACGAGACCTTCCGGCTGGTTCCCGCCGGGCCCGCCGACCACTGGCTCCTGCAGTCGGTGCTCAGCGGCAGGTACGCGGCCCTCGATGCCGGGGGCGCCGTCCGGATGACCGCCGAGAACCCGGCCGACGCCGAGCCCTGGCAGCGCGAACTGCTGCGCGACGGGCGGGCGGAGGCCGTCGCCGCAGCCGCCGCAGCCGACCTCGCCGTGGTCGTCCTCGGCAACCACCCGCTGATCCACGGCCGCGAGACCGAGGACCGCAGCGGCCTGGCCCTGGCGCCCGCCCAGGAGGAGCTGCTGCGCGCCGTGGCCGCCGTCCGTCCCGCCACCGCGCTGGTCCTGATGAGCAGTTACCCCTACGCCGTCGATTGGGCCGACGAGCACCTGCCCGCCGTCCTGTGGACCTCGCACGCCGGGCAGGAGGCCGGCCACGCCCTCGCCGACGTCCTGTTCGGCGACGCCGACCCGGCCGGGCGCCTCCCGCAGACCTGGTACCGCGGCGACGACGAACTGCCGCACCCCCTGGACTACGACATCATCCAGGCCGGCTGGACGTACCAATACCACGCCGCCGCCCCGCGCTACCCCTTCGGGCACGGCCTGTCCTACACCTCGTTCGCCTACGGCGAGTTGGCAATCGACACCGCGACGACCGGTCAGGACGGCAGCGTCCGGGCCGCGTTGACGGTCACCAACACCGGCGAGCGCACCGGCACCGAGGTCGTCCAGCTGTACGTCCGCCCGCTGGAGGCCCGCTACCAGGCCCCGCGCCGGCGGCTCGCCGACTTCCGCAAGATCCGTCTGGCGCCCGGCGAGAGCCGGCGGATCGAGTTCGAGCTGCCGGTGGCCGAGCACCTGGCGCACTGGGACGTCGCGCAGGGCTGCTTCACCGTCGACCCGGGCCGCTACGCACTGCTGGCCGGCGCCTCCGCGGAGGACCTCCGGTCCACCGTCGAGCTGACCGTCACCGGTGCGGCGCCCGCGCCCCGCACCGTGATCGGCCGGCGCACCGCGGCCGCGGACTTCGACGCGCACCGGGGCATCGTGCTGGTGGACGCCGCGCGGGAGGCGGGCGACGCGACCA